The genomic region AGGCGGCAGCACGCGAAGCCGATTATCTGCGCTCCTCGGTCGAAGAGCTGGAGATCCTTTCGCCGCGCGACGGCGAAGAGGAGGAACTGGCCGAAGCCCGTGCGCGGATGATGAAGGCTGAGCGGATCGCCGGCGACATCAGCGAGGCCTCCGAGTTTCTGAACGGCAATACCTCGCCGGTTCCGCTGATCGCCTCGCTGGTCCGGCGGCTCGAGCGCAAGAGCCACGAGGCTCCGGGGCTGCTCGAAGAGACAGTGGAGCTTCTGGATGGGGCGCTGAACCAGCTTTCGGATGCCCAGATGGCGGTGGAGCGGGCGCTCCGCAACACCGAATTCGATCCGAAGGAACTGGAGCGTGCCGAGGAGCGACTCTTCGCGCTGCGTGCTGCCAGCCGCAAATATTCGGTCCCGGTCACCGAACTGCCGGCGCTTGCAGTTCGCATGATCGCGGACCTCGCCGATTTGGACGCCGGCGAAGAGAAGTTGAAGCAGTTGGAAGTGCAGGTAGGAGAGGCGAGGGCGGCTTTCGACGCGGCGGCCCGGTCGCTTTCCGAGAAGCGCCACCATACGGCGGACGCGCTTTCGGCTGCCGTGATGGCGGAGCTGCCGGCGCTGAAGCTCGAACGGGCGCGTTTCATGGTTGAGGTCGCGAGCGATCCGTCGTCACCGACCGCCGACGGCATCGACATCGTCGAATTCCATGTGCAGACCAACCCCGGCACTCGGCCGGGGCCGATCATGAAGGTCGCTTCCGGCGGCGAACTCTCGCGCTTCCTGTTGGCACTGAAAGTGGCGCTTGCCGATCGCGGCTCGGCGCCGACGCTTGTCTTCGACGAAATCGACACCGGCGTCGGCGGGGCGGTCGCGGATGCCATCGGCCAGCGGCTGAAGCGCCTCTCCAAGAATGTCCAGGTGCTGTCGGTTACCCACGCGCCGCAGGTGGCGGCACGCGCGGCGACGCATCTCTTGATTTCCAAGGGTCCGTCGGCGGAAAAATCCGAGACGATCGCCACTCGCGTCGCGCGCATGGACGACAAGGCGCGTATGGAAGAGATCGCCCGTATGCTTGCCGGCGCCTCGATCACCGAGGAGGCGAGGGCGGCAGCAGCAAGGTTGCTCGCCGGCAACGGCTGATCACAGCCGCTTTTCGTTCCTGCCCATCGCTCCACAGCGCCGAGCGTCTTCTGGACGCCGAAAGACCGCTGTAGCACCTTGAATCGCTGCATGATTTTGTCGTCAAATCGATTCCGATTCGAGGAATGATGCAGTAAAAACGACTCTCGAATCCGGAGTCGTCGCCCATGCTGAGTGAAAGAAAACCCGTCGAGCAGTTGACCGAATCGGAAGCGGCCGAGGAGCTCGCCTTTCTCGCGAGCGAGATTGCCCGTCACGATGCGCTTTATCATCGGCAGGACGCCCCCGAAATTTCGGATGCTGATTACGACGCGCTGAAGCGGCGCAACGACCTGATCGAGGAGCGGTTCCCCGCGCTCATCCGCGAGGACAGCCCTTCGCGCAGAGTTGGTGCGGCCCCGTCGCTCACCTTCCAGCCGGTCGTCCATGCGCGGCCGATGCTGTCGCTCGACAACACGTTTTCGGATGAAGACGCCCGCGATTTCGTCGCCGGCGTCTATCGCTTTCTCGGGCGGCTTCCGGACCATTCGATCGCCTTTACTGCCGAGCCGAAGATCGACGGGCTTTCGATGTCGCTCCGCTATGAAAACGGGCGGCTTGTGACGGCCGCGACACGCGGCGACGGCACGACTGGTGAGAACGTCACTGCCAATGTCCGCACGATCGGCATGATCCCACAGAGGCTTCCAGCCGACGCCCCGGATGTCGTCGAGGTGCGCGGCGAGATCTACATGGCGAAGTC from Sinorhizobium garamanticum harbors:
- the recN gene encoding DNA repair protein RecN, with the translated sequence MLAQLSIRDIVLIERLDLTFDAGLSVLTGETGAGKSILLDSLSLALGGRGDGSLVRHGEDKGQVTAVFDVPVGHAARLMLRENGIDDDGDLIFRRVQSTDGRTKAFVNDQPVSVQLMRQLGQTLVEIHGQHDDRALIDTDAHRALLDAFGGTLEAAEEVGALYRGWRDAERNLKKHRERVEAAAREADYLRSSVEELEILSPRDGEEEELAEARARMMKAERIAGDISEASEFLNGNTSPVPLIASLVRRLERKSHEAPGLLEETVELLDGALNQLSDAQMAVERALRNTEFDPKELERAEERLFALRAASRKYSVPVTELPALAVRMIADLADLDAGEEKLKQLEVQVGEARAAFDAAARSLSEKRHHTADALSAAVMAELPALKLERARFMVEVASDPSSPTADGIDIVEFHVQTNPGTRPGPIMKVASGGELSRFLLALKVALADRGSAPTLVFDEIDTGVGGAVADAIGQRLKRLSKNVQVLSVTHAPQVAARAATHLLISKGPSAEKSETIATRVARMDDKARMEEIARMLAGASITEEARAAAARLLAGNG